The sequence below is a genomic window from Sander lucioperca isolate FBNREF2018 chromosome 10, SLUC_FBN_1.2, whole genome shotgun sequence.
ttcacatcgtgcctaacaggctaccaATTTGACCCTTCGCTGCactttgccatacttcctcataacacatcctgctgctgcaggctgcaggcatgatggagaaagacagcagcaacgcaattctgaatggcgctttttattttccaaaactcccggacgggtcgaaagccatatgcacattgtgtaaagtcgaattaaaatatcaccgaagcacgtcaagcttgagctaccacctacgagctaagcatagtacagttaacatgactcaggttgatgctagcgggctcaggcaaagcactattttggagagtgctacttgccaacctgtggatgaaaccaaatccaaagaaattactaccgctcttgcaaaatgggtggcaactaactgcagacctgtccgCATCGTAGAAAACTTGGGTCTTCTACGATTaccatgttctgacccgtcttatacattgccgtcgagggggacagtagtttcacacatacacagcctgtacgacacggaaaaagcagccaaactggaactgctgcaaagtgatgcaaggtgATCACTGAACGTCAGTAAGGGAccattcggtatttatggaatggaccactggaggaaaataggggagggtcatgtctttttatattttgctgaggggagggtcatccaacattttttagtctgggtgggggggtcacccaacttttttattcatgaaaagagcaaaatttcaaagtggcttgtttggtgcatatttatccatgtagctctcagtctcggccccctagcagatggtctgaccgcatagtggagtttgctggggggggggggcaggaggagcactgcccccctggtggctcaaacgggtaattgcattgtttaaaacattagtggaataattacatctggcatgaccagatattaaataaatatcttaaataacacaaaacaactaaatggtggtaggtaatacatcagagttcatatactgctttagtaaaaaaatattacctggctgacgatgggagcagcaggacacaaaaaaacgaaacttactgttgcactagtctggacatcttaccgtgccaaccttgcaataaaggtttcctaaatgccatctatataaatgtgatgtcagcttgctaattgattgtgggttttgtgtagatttggacttttatacgtttattccactttgtttaaacagcgaagtggaggcctcgtatgtgacgctcatatcggccttgctggatataccgtatcatttacctttttgtggatctcctgatcgctgtggattacttttttttgtcattggattacggcaaaatgcagatcttttttctcaacgtgtcttaatgctttatggtgtgactgcgcttggtttctgcgtttggagaggcatctcaacagactgtaggtccaacactgattgttcacggttacattttagttgaatttaagcgtctgtctattgcgttccaaaacagccgtgccgcgattggatttcataagggcgaattgttaaattcttacaatgtaacttaaaaactttaaaaataaacatatatgttttggaatataatgttcagcttcggcagctttacctatgtgctaaaatatacaatgacgatagtgacaagtccatagcaaccagtgtcgaattggttatatcccagcgtcctttgctgaatggtctcaatgttttattgttttatttcatatgaatactagtttactagaggagtaacttagtatttgaagtaatgcagtaatgcatgaagtgtgcatttagtttccatgcttattgtgtttccacaacaatattagtgagtaaatctactgaaatggccaccacaccataacagaggagtgtgatgtgtaagatgagaatgcagaggttaactcctgtacataatggctgtaaaaatcaaatggcatctgtacttctttgttaagtgcaaacttgcacgcgaggggagggtcattcctttttttcaaatcgttttggagggtcataggaaaattattactgacaagGGGAGGGTTACGTCTTTTTTaagttagaggccacaaaactcctccgatggttccttaattaaataacgaacagtccctaagtaatcaaaattatttaggagttactgcacactatattgactctagattcaaatgcgtgactagattcacacatttttcttttgtttacagtaaataaataaataataaacaaatacaaatcttaaaatcaagttcataaagtcactttctttgcgttcatttgattcccaatcaagatacactggtaagaattgctttccattgttaatatgtacttaaaaacagttctgaaatgcaaaataatacaattttaatcatgtgataaaacgtgATTAatctatagaaattcagcgattaatcgcgattaaaaaaaataatcgtttgacagccctaattttaattTATATGACAAATGTACCCATAGATGATATGCATTATTGTTCAAAAGGTTTGTCTGTTacattggttttttttttctttctttaacatAGATAAAAACAGTATATTCCAAATACTCCAATAGTGCTAAACCTAGACTAATCTTCAATTTCTATTGTGATGTTTGAATATTAGCTTTGCTAAAGCAGCACATCTATATTATATATTCTTAAATTATTATTCTTAAAGTGTAATTTAGTGTTCTAAAATCTTACCTGATTTTGCTGCTATATGGCGGATCACAGCTGTATCTGCTAGCCTGGAATTCAGTTCAATAAGACATGAACTGTAGGGGAAACACAAAGCACTGCaggcaaaactacaaagagagtcctgttttgtttttttgtgtagaGGCAGTGACAGTTGAGTTCATGGTGTAGAAGGCAGGGGGTGGTCTCTTCTCCATTTGCTTAAGAATAGTTATACCTGACTAGACCTCTCCTTTGGTCATTTGAATGTCTTTGTTTATTGACTTTCAAGGAGCCTTATGTTTACAATAAAAACATCTCTGAAAGagtcctgtttttgtgtttttagtttttgagacaaaagcacaaaagtattgttttggctctaagaagacgaagaagacatactttattgatTCCCGAGgggatattgattttttttgctgttgttattttatagacataaacacacacacacacacacacacacacacacacacacacacacacacacacacacacacacacacacacacacacacacacacacaggacctaACCTGcattaatggagagatgtcagaatTACGAGGCTGCCCATGGACAGGCAGTTGGGTTGCACTTGCTCAAGTGCACTTTCACACTGCAAACTTAGCTTGTATGGGGCAACTATGCGGACCTGAACCAACGACCCTCCGGTTCCACCGAGTCCCCACATACTGAGCTTCTGCCGCCTACTCAAGCATACTGGATATAAATTGGATGGATTGAGATTAAATGCTGACTTTTTAGTTTTAGAGGCAATTAAGGGCAGTGGTGGTTCTGGCCTGAAGGAAGAGACTTGAGGCAAAGATACTGTGTGAGGTGAAAGGGACAGGTACATGCCTGTGATCTGAAAACAACAAGAAGTTAGTTACCGGTATTGTAGTTTGGCTGCTGATTTGGCCTGCTTATCAACAATGTCAGCAGTCGGAGCTGCAGCTGTGGCATACTGAGAAGGAGCCagtttgtaaaaaaacatccatggcAGTTACATTGTAATGAAGCAATACGATCacgattgttttgtggttcTTATCCTATCATCTACTGGCTTGGCCTCTGTGAGTTAACTCTGAAAGCAGTTATGAGATCTCtgagaaaaaagtgacacaaagcagGATTCAGTTCAACAATGTTCTAAAAGTTAAATGAGACACACAAGAATATACAGGCTACATTTTCTTTGCTCCATTCACTTCGATGATGAGTAGATAGATAAGAAAGGGGCACCTAAAGGAAAGGAGGATTGGTTTAAGGTAGGTTCATGCATATAAATCTTCAGGAAGGAAAACAGTAACAATTCATATTACCAATTCATGATGCCAATTTAAACGGATGAGAGAGGCTTTGTTCAGAGTTTTCACAGAATGGAATGTAACAGATTCACAACATACGTCTGTAACTGTCATGTAACTGTTCACATGCTGGATCTAGTTAACGGAGTAGGGTTAGTCGCATAATGATGAGGCTGCCACAAGGGGGCGTGATACACATTGCTTAAGGCAGTCTGGAAAATGTCCTAGGATGTAATGCTGTATGCcaaagatcttcaacagggggtccgagACCCCTAAGCGGTcttcagagtcaatgcaggggggcctcaaattattgttaagttttgaaagttttttttatattatcagcaaatataaatccccactgattataggcttactggcccataggtaaggtagtccctaaggtagccatccacagatacagttcatcctaaggattcactgtgccacatgtatgtttaacattaaaacctgattcataaaatcatgccaattaTCATTTATAGCTTGCAAAAAAGTattgtataaaggctttaggctgcccacaagttactgtaggcccagtttaatatgcaacttaattttatacaatatatgtagtacgGGGtctctgctccgtctctctttaagttaaggggtccttggtttaaaaaatgttaaagacCCCTGCTGTATGCATCGGCCCATACTGTACACATGTCAGGAGACAACTAAATGAGAAGCCTCTCAAGTTGTATGAACGTGTCACGGAGCATTCATTCCGCAAGTAGAAACGTGTACATTAACAACCTATTGTCCAAAATAAGTCTCGCTGACAAGTTTGGTGTAGTTCTAGATTTTGCTCCAgttgaataaaaaagaaagcGCAAAATATCTTTTCATGAAAATCATGTACATTTATGAGTCAAAGTATACAGAATGAGGAAGGTTTGTAGAGATTCAACCCTGTGGAGCCTGGCAGTGGCGGATGCAGAACGTGACAGATGGGTGGGCCTGGATTAAGTCGAGGTGGACCTGAATCTAGGCAGTTGTCCCGAATCATCCACATAGTTCCTGAATATATTATAGATGGATTATCATTTTCGTTGTTCAAGATACTGCTCGTTCAACTTCCAATTATGATTAACTACACtgaaaaaagtctaacattgctgttgttcgtttaatgtgtattttctcgttgaaatagctgaaaattattagttttttcatttaaagtaaacgttctagtttatgtttatggttgaatccattttttttatatggatacaatataaattggcagcgggacattaaactgaatttattcatttgatcagagcaatttttattagatctgttgaaattctcgagaagccaaacccacgacacgcgttcgtccaatcagctgccggtcaggggcgtggagcatcaaccatggatgtatgacgttgcgacaccacgcttcagtcttGTCGGACATATGGATCTCTACCGTAAGGCTCACACctgaattataaaatgtatgtcctGGTAAATTCACCATGGGTACTGCATGATGTCTCAGGAGTTGTGCTACTATTCACAGCTCCATGATTTGTTTTCTGATGACATCAATAGTCTCGTTTCGGGTGTTCAGCTGAAGCAGACTGTTTCTCTTCATACATTTGAAACAGATGTTCAATGTTATCAATTtactaaacaataaatataaatgtgttctaaaggaaagtgttctgagtagtcattgatcaaaatgtattaaaatcatttttttcaaatttgatttactatacgtttgaaataatgacaactgttagttttttatttgaggcaacctaaaataattaatttactcAGATGTATAAATAAGTAGTTTGACCCAACCTTTAAAAGGTGGTTGCTTGGAGTTAGACTTTTCAggttaaactaaataaaatgatttacttTGAGTCAATGTCAACTATTTCGTGTGATTGAttacttcaattttttttaagttgatccaagttttttttttttcagtgtatctCATATTTTTGATTAGGCTAAATAAGCCAACATATCAACAAACTATCtactattttcaacataataaGTCATAGTTTTGACCTTAaccaaaacattattttatctCATGTATTGTTTTCTTGTCCCTGTAGAAATGTGTTGCTTTACGTTGAACATTGGACGCATTTGAGCAGAAGAGGACCATAAAGTGCTCTGATATTGGCGAATTTACGTttctaggatggcgaaggaatgTCCCACCCTTATcaacctctgattggctagtactcgctGCCTTCGTTTAttggattggttaggtttagggatgAGGAAGGAGATTGGTTAAAGTTCGGGTGAGAATACCAgagtaagccaatcagaggcagggTAGGGCGGAACATGGCTTCGCCCTCCTAGGAAAACATAAATTCGCCTCCGTTTGTGCGTCTTCTTCTGGATTGGTTTAAACCGACAGAAAGCTGCCAGAGCTTCTGACCTGCGGGGAGAAACACAGCCTTCACCCGCACACATTGAGAGTTTAAACACACCCAGCTGCAGACATTCACTCCCAGTACTATGTCCACTTTCTGTGTGCTGAGCCTCAGCAAAAATGAGTGAGTGCAACTTGTTTAGCCATATTAAAGCATAATCAAGCTACCATGACACTTCTAGCGAACGTTACCGTTGTAATAGTGCTACATTGATATTACATTGACCAatgaaaacaccaacacacTTAACTTTTTAAATAGTTATCAGGCTTACTtataattttactgtttttaacaTGTTATAGATAAAATACACCACATACAGTACTAATATCCATGTTCATAGGCGCCGAAAATACTGAGCaagtgccagactgccagtaggctgcattcatttaaaattaaacattgtatttggtgctaagtggagcgtctgtcatagtatgcctaggctactagacaggtggaattgattcttaatttacCATGAAGCTGATAGCGGTAACgtgttcatctccaatcctatctgtatttgtgagaagtggcgttGTCCTGAGGTGAAAGATTTATTATCGAGCCAATAGGCGTGTttgttcgtgtcggccgctgtccatttcctaaggttctgaaatgcaacactgcaaacattttttgactactttttttttttaaagggcgtgcgcccgtgagcacccactgaggaaaacataaatcggcgcctatgtcCATGTTTAACTATACAGAGtagtatttttttgttgttaatttgATTGGGCGGGCCAGCTGTCAATGTGGGCGGGCCCACAGCTCCGCGCCTGTTTGGAGGAAAAAGGAATTATCAATCAAGCAATGATGAAGCAATCACAACAGTGTGAGCACAAATCAAAAAAGTAATGTAcaaataattttcttttacTCATATCTGTTCAGACATATGGAAATGGTGGgtgtttaatttaattaaaatgtatttattttattttgtggagaaacagttttgtcacattttagcACAGTGTCATCACCCGCTATAATTATCATTTGAGAGACACTAGCACAGTGCATTTAATACACATTCACATGCCAGTTGAcagtgaatacattttttatagtttatttCCTCCtcacaaacaaacatgtttacagtACAAAACGTTGCTTTTCAGGGAACTATGCTGCTAAAACATTCAAGCTTTGTCAACAGAATTGTATAGcttgtttgtctttatttttgcagattattgtttccattaacataATGCCGTTTCTGTGAAGCTAATATGTGAATAAGATGAAAACGAGCTGGTCAAAGAAACTAATTAAACCCTTCAGCAAATAATTTGCCTTTTGGCTTAAAGGGGCAGTACTTGATATTCAGAAAATGATATAGCAGTAAACaactatttgctatgtaaaaatatagtggagtaatggcgtcctgagcagagaaggAAGTCACACTCCTTCTGTGTGAGTTATaatctgagtttctctgtttgttgttttgaaaGCCGACTGGCCACGCGTGCATGTGAGTGCCTAGTGCGTCGGTATCTGTAGCCGAGGGATGCGACAAAGTTTTGGTATTTGAAAAAGGGAatggtctgtgagagccgtgtgGCAGCAATCCCAGACCACTTTTTCTTCTGAAtatcgagtacagcccctttaatttcagttaaaaaaaaaaaaaaacacatgtaggATTTAAAACTTTCCAACTTTGCTGTCTCCACAGTGGTAGCATCAAAAAAGGACAGTGACAGTCAGCGATAGACAGTAATGGAGGGCACTGGTCACTTCTTCTGCTTTCTTTTGATTATCTaaaaagaacaagaaaataCAGATATGATCTGATTCAATTTTGCAATCAGAATGCGATTGTGATCAGATTTCTTTGAGGAGTCAATACAATCTGTACCCTGGGACCACATTCTCAAGAAAAAGGTTTCCCATCTCAAGTAAACCAGACAAAAAGCTACAGACAAGCCCTCCCTCggtaacagaaaaacagaactCATTGTTTGCTTCGACCAAAGACACACCATGTTTGTTGacaatttttttaagatttgatCACAATGTGGGCAAAATAGACAGATGAATAATAAGAAAACATATCATATGTAATACCAGTTTTGAATTGTGTGCAAAAGACTGCGATGGGACAgtaaatgttgctctgtgtctgctgcatAGTTTTTAAAGCAGAATCAAAAATGAATGTGTTACTTCTGCAGAGATATGAAAGATCAATGAAGCATTGGTGTGTAAAGGTTTACGGTTGGAACAGTACAGAACTAGTCACCAATTTATAAGATaaaaatccattaaaaaaatcctttttcCCTTTAATCAGAATAGCCTATAATACTTTCAGCTGTTTATTgctcttttaaaatgtaatcctTGATAACCTGTAGGCTACCCCCCTGCTCTTACATATTTCAGAAATTTTAGGTccaaaatgtacaaaatgtttTCTCACCTGCGAGACAGTCTGGAgaggcgttttttttttatgaggaGCAAAGAACAAACTTAAGAATTAGACAGTAATGAAATACATTCCTACTTTATTAATGTAATAACTGATCATGTTAATCTCTGTAATATAAGTCAGTAACAAACTCACTTGTATCTTTTCACcatgaaaaagaagaagactgcAAAGATCACAGCTGTACCAAACGCTGCCACCGTGGGAATGATGATGTGGTTATAGTTTTTTGTACCTGCAAATAGACAGAGCCGTATATAAGGTCAGTTCTTCCTTTATATTGCACAAATGCAAAGAGTACAGCATCCAGCATATGAACTTTACATAAAGAAAATCCTCAAAATTCAACAACAGAGTAAAAAGATCTCACGTTTTACATAAAGTGTCAATGTTGTAGATGATGTCTTCTGTCCATTAAATTGAGCTGTACAGGTGACGTCACTGTGATCATCCTTCTCCTCAGGAATGATGGTCAGGATGGACTGGGCCTCCCAGTAGCCCAAACCCATTTCCTTGTGGTCCTCTATTACCTCATCTGCTGTGCCTCTACTCCATGTGAGTTTAGGCACATGGGAGGGGCAGGTATGGCGGACTGAACAGGTGATAGTGTAGGGACGATCTTGAATGGCCGTCTTTTGGTGACTCAGTGTAGGATTCGGAGGATCAGCTATcaatgaaaaaaaggaaaagcagaTATTAAGCAAGAGGCTAATTATTGTAACATAGAAAATCAGTATAGATTTATGACATTTTGGAAAGTTGGTGACATACGGAGCATTCTGAATGTGACGCAACTCTCCACAAAGGAGAACTTGTCAACGGTGGATGTATCAGTCTCTGTTCGTGCTAGTTCGATCCGGAAACAGAAAGGGCCGTTGTCATGATCTTTAATGTTAGTCATTTCTAAAGAGCAGTTGTTCTGACCCAGATGTCCCAACAACTTTGTGTGGCCTCTAAAGTTTTCCAAGACCTGCGTGCTATCCTCGTAGTAGATGCGTTGGTCTCTATCAGTTGAACGATGCCAGATCCCTCTGAGTCTGGAGGTGGACAGGTTCTCTTTAGGATGGGTGAATGAACAGGGTACCACAACACAGGATGTGACCAGGGCGTCAAGTTCTTTTACAACATCGGCCCTCCATTCTTCAGTAAACACAGGGCTGATAATAGCTGAAAGAGAGTTTTGGAAGtaacaaagaaagaaatgagTTGAAGCAGGTCTCTTTGACATGTTGTGTAAGTGGGGTGTATGAATGGATGAGATTGGAAACAAAGAGGTGACCAATTGTGTTACCTGCCAAAAGCAGACAGAATATCATTCTCTTTGTGTCCATATTTCTCTGAGTTTTTTTTGGTGTAATACGCTGTGGtgtttaaatgaaaagaaaaacaaaatgaagtgGATTAAAATTATGTGCAAGGCCACAAGTATGTTGTCTTGTACCCCTGTAAAGAATCTTGAGATTCATGCCTATGAAAAGCCTAATACAAATACATGTCAATTACTTACTTGCATGCCAATTACAATACAATTGCAACAGTGAAGTGATTTAAAtgcatatatgtatttatatggcATCATAGATATATCATATGAAGAGACTATGTCCTCATATGTAATAGgcctatactgtatgtattttcaCTTATCAAAGGTTAaaatattaaagctttagtgtgtaatgttttgatattaatcaacgtctgttacattcaagccattgccaaatgagttgctacaaagctaattaagactttcAGCTTCACACAACTGTCTCTGTacttctcagtatggctatgtccAGCaaattgtggcgtccggtgactttcccgtgcagaaaGGGAGGGGGGGTTGCGGTCatggacagttttgttgtcattatttagaattcctcatggggcggcagaaactacgcactatagctttaattacaTCATGTGATCTGACATCTGACtttattctcttttttcttccttttctgtATTCAGTGtctgaaagtgaaagacaataaaataaatctaaGTATGTTGACAAACAATTTTGATACAGTACATAacagaggaaaacatttttACCGTGTTAGGGCCTTTACCAAACCAAAATATTCAGAATTAGGATAAACATATGGATCATATTGTTCATGCTGCTGTAATATTTTCACGTTTCTCAAGTTTTAGATTTAACTACTTACCCAAATTGTGAAATTCCAAGTAGCTCAGACAGGCTCTGTCTTGGCCTACTGTGTCGAGACAGCTTacagtaaacaacaactgcagtGTCCACGCTGGCAAGATGCAGTAGGCTTAATATTACCTCAATAACATCAACAACTGCACAGCAAGTAGTTATACTCAGTGACACTGGGAACAGAGACAGTTTtactttctctcgctctctgacTTACTTTCAGCAAATGTTTTCCTTCAATAACAGAAACCGCCCACTTCCAGGCAGAGGCACAGGATGCACCCTGCATTAAGGGCAGTGCACAAATTATTGGGTTCagatgggggggtgggggggtgaatttttttacaaaagcttcTTCAGCAGACCCTCTTCTTGACTTacaaaaaaagctaaaatacaATCCCCCTAATATCTCAAAATTGGGACTGTATAAATATTATGTGAGATGCTTCCTATAAAAGAGCGAGAGAGTGATGTATCATATAAAAAGGGATTAAAGTAACATCAAACAGATGGCTTTCATGTGTATTTGGCCCTGGCTGTAAGCAGAGGACAACAATCTTATCTCTGTTTCAGGGCTCCGTTGTTCCCTATCACAGCCAAAAAAGAAGCTAATGTCAGTTAATGCATATTGATCTTAATGTGATATGGCTACTAATTAAACATTATCTCTAGCAGAGAGCACTTTTTACAAAGGTCTAAGTTCTATTCAGTTGTGCACACAAGCTTAATTCCTTCAGTCCAAACTGATCTGGACTAACTAACTTTATAATCCTATCAAGTCCCACATCAGCAGTTaggttgtgttttcattttctagTCAATatttgtcacttcctgttacattttgaaacacactgcgtcgtgatacaggtcaTCGTCTTATCCATTTCATATTTACTGTCATTTCAATGTTTAATCCGAGAGGGGCAACCAAAGTTAGTCCATCAGCAGTCTCAAAGCTGATAGTCTTGCATTGTATTGCCATACCGATTGCTATGCCAGAGCTAGAAAACCAAAGCGCTAGACACGGGGGACAGGAGGCAGGAGTAGAGTTTTAAAGAAGATTTATTACAGACTTGAATATTGCGAGCAGGTGGGGAACTGAAGGTGGGAGTCCAGACAGGGGGTAGCCAGGAGTGATGTGTGCCAGGGTGGTGTGGAACAACACGGCTAGGAAAGAGGTAAAAAATGTACTGCGTGGAGGTGGGAGGTGGGAGGTGGGAGGTGGGAGGTGGGAACTGGACTGGAACTGTGAACTCACACAGCGTGAGCAACCTTCAGGCAGTGTGAGTATGGCAGTGCAGAGGTCTTGTAGGCAGTCTTGATTGCAGAATAGGATGCAGCTGGTGAAGCTCTACTCAGGTCTGCGCACACCTGACTCTGCTTGAATAATCAGTCCCAACCACACACTGACAGAGAGGGAAAAGTTAAGCAGAGGCCATGGCACCCATCaaaacagtgctgcagagtATCAGAGCTTGTGACTGCCTAATACGTTCATTTAGACTCAACTGATTACGTCTCCTTAAATGTAAAATGCAGGCATTTATTCATCAGAATGCCTTTATTATCAACATCCACGTTTTGTTGTTTgtcataaatgtattattttaagaTATTGGGGGGAGGTCTAAAGAAAATAGTAACACTTATGGTGAGGGCTTGCTTATGAAACAAATTTAACAGCAAATGTAGCCCCCCTTTTTCCCTCCTCCTCAATACTTTTAGTACAGTCCCTTTTCACTTGAAGTGGCTGGCAGAGCACCAATCAGTGTtaccaacttagcgacttttttttccttcacaaAAGCGACTAGcaacaaatctggcgactttttGTAGTAAAGACGCTAGTATTGTCTGGCGAACAtgcaaggtatttctctcttgTGGCCGCCAAAACAGTCACCTCTCCCTTCCGTTCTGAGACTGAGGAGCAGGAGCAGCCCCAGCCCCAgctcctcccctctctgctctctcctcatgtgcagcagcactgcgcaGTAGGCCAGcaaactcgattcctttt
It includes:
- the LOC116049324 gene encoding uncharacterized protein LOC116049324 isoform X3, translating into MDTKRMIFCLLLAAIISPVFTEEWRADVVKELDALVTSCVVVPCSFTHPKENLSTSRLRGIWHRSTDRDQRIYYEDSTQVLENFRGHTKLLGHLGQNNCSLEMTNIKDHDNGPFCFRIELARTETDTSTVDKFSFVESCVTFRMLPDPPNPTLSHQKTAIQDRPYTITCSVRHTCPSHVPKLTWSRGTADEVIEDHKEMGLGYWEAQSILTIIPEEKDDHSDVTCTAQFNGQKTSSTTLTLYVKRTKNYNHIIIPTVAAFGTAVIFAVFFFFMVKRYKLSRSSCLIELNSRLADTAVIRHIAAKSAQRSMDKDSKMMILCLVLAAIISPVFTEEWRADVVKKLDALVTSCVVVPCSFTHPKENLPTSRLRGIWHRSTDRDQRIYYEDRTQVLENFRGRTKLLGQLGQDNCSLEITNIKDHDNGPFCFRIELARTETDTSTVDKFSFVESCVTFTMLPDPPNPTLSHQKTAIQDRPYTITCSVRHTCPSHVPKLTWSRGTADEVIEDHKEMGLGYWEAQSILTIIPEEKDDHSDVTCTAQFNGQKTSSTTLTLYVKRTENYNHIIIPTVAAFGTAVIFAVFCIFMVKRYKLSRRGRI